The genomic segment CTTGAACCCCAGGACACGCTCGGCTTTTTCGATTGAGACAAAAGAATCTTTAGAGGCCGTCTCGTACACCCATTTGTACAGGGGCGACAACCGGAGCAATTCGAGCACGCGCAGCGTCCAGATCATCGGCGCGGCTGGGAAACCGCGAATCTTCTTGCCGAATCCGGCGGCGTCCAGCACGGCCTGATAATCCTCACCCATGGTCGTGAACTCTTTCGCGCCGATGTTGAACACGTCGTTCACGCGTTGTTTGTCGAGCGTGAGGCACAGATGAATCGCGTCGCACAAGTCCTCCACGTCGAGCAACTGGTAGCGGTTCTTGCCGTTTCCGATCATCGGGAAGCCGCGGCCGTCCTTGGCCCAGTCATAAAACAGGGCGAAGACGCCGAGCCGCTCGGGACCGATGAAGGACTTGGGGCGGATGATGGGGATACAAAGCCCCTTTGCGCGGAATTCGAGGCAGACCTGTTCGGCTTTGACTTTCGCCTCGCCGTAGGGGCCGACGCCGTATTGACGGTCGTCTTCGCGCAGCGGGTGGTGATCCGGGATGCCGTATACAGCGGTGGAA from the Planctomycetia bacterium genome contains:
- a CDS encoding NAD-dependent epimerase/dehydratase family protein, with amino-acid sequence MTDPATANSSSPKTRVLVTGGAGFLGINLIRYLLERGYEITSLDFAPFDYPDALPRIREVRGDIRNLSDVREAIAGCTLVVHCAAALPLYSRQDIFTTDIDGTRNVMQAALDAGVDRAVHISSTAVYGIPDHHPLREDDRQYGVGPYGEAKVKAEQVCLEFRAKGLCIPIIRPKSFIGPERLGVFALFYDWAKDGRGFPMIGNGKNRYQLLDVEDLCDAIHLCLTLDKQRVNDVFNIGAKEFTTMGEDYQAVLDAAGFGKKIRGFPAAPMIWTLRVLELLRLSPLYKWVYETASKDSFVSIEKAERVLGFKPRYSNKDALVRNYRWYLANLHKFQGASGVSHRVPWKQGILKLAKAFF